In Hyla sarda isolate aHylSar1 unplaced genomic scaffold, aHylSar1.hap1 scaffold_235, whole genome shotgun sequence, one DNA window encodes the following:
- the LOC130322516 gene encoding gastrula zinc finger protein XlCGF26.1-like isoform X3, whose translation MDEWEYVEGHKDLYQDIMEDPRTLTSQENSSKNFGGSVSVSLICKVEEIMERSSGEDGEIMERSSGEDGEIMERSSGTDLLTSNVHPGLHRTDLLYNHQELSPDRPHIVITRTGRDGRTMFQCDECGKEFTKSSTLFTHRKIHTGEKPNSCSFSGEGHTDTSDLVIHGKSHTAEKTFKCSECGKCFMKNSYLVSHQKTHTGEKPFSCSECGKSFTLKSYLVIHERSHTGERPFPCAECGKCFTDRSSLAKHHRIHTGEKPHSCSECGKCFITKAKLKDHQRIHTGVKPYSCSECGKGFMERARVLKHQKVHTGEKPFSCSECGKCFIDQPRLDRHKINHTGEKPYSCSECLKCFTTQGVLKAHQRLHTGVKPFSCSECEKCFISNADLVRHKISHTGAKPYPCSECGKSFTDKSRLATHERSHRGEKPFSCSECGKCFAEKSRLSKHQKNHT comes from the coding sequence AAAATTCAAGTAAGAACTTCGGGGGAAGTGTCTCAGTATCACTAATTTGTAAAGTagaagagatcatggagcgctcctcaggagaagatggagagatcatggagcgctcctcaggagaagatggagagatcatggagcgctcctcaggaacAGACCTCCTTACCTCTAATGTCCATCCAGGACTTCACAGGACAGATCTATTGTATAATCATCAGGAACTTTCTCCTGACCGACCACATATTGTTATCACAAGgacaggtcgggatgggaggacgatGTTTCAATGTGATGAATGTGGGAAAGAGTTTACAAAAAGTTCCActcttttcacacacagaaaaattcacacaggggagaaaccaaaTTCCTGTTCATTCAGTGGAGAAGGCCATACAGACACATCAGATCTTGTTATACATGGGAAAAGTCACACAGCAGAGAAGACatttaaatgttcagaatgcgggaaatgttttaTGAAGAATTCATATCTTGTTTCACATCAGAAAACACACACtggagagaagccgttttcatgttcagaatgtgggaaatctttTACACTTAAATCATATCTGGTTATACATgaaagaagtcacacaggagagaggccatttccatgtgcagaatgtggtaaatgttttacagATAGATCTAGCCTTGCTAAACATCATCGAATTCACACTGGGGAGAAGCcgcattcatgttcagaatgtgggaaatgttttattactAAAGCCAAACTAAAGgatcatcagagaattcacacaggagtgaaaccgtattcatgttcagaatgtggaaagggTTTTATGGAGAGAGCACGTGTTCTTAAACATCAGAaagttcacacaggagagaagccattttcatgctcagagtgTGGGAAATGCTTTATAGACCAACCACGTCTTGATAGACACAAGATTAatcacactggagagaagccgtattcatgttcagaatgtttaaaatgttttactACGCAGGGCGTACTGAAGGCCCATCAGAGACTTCACACAGGAGTGAAACCAttttcgtgttcagaatgtgagaaatgcttcatcaGTAATGCAGATCTTGTTAGACATAAGATAAGTCACACCGGGGCGAAGCCATATccctgttcagaatgtgggaaaagcTTTACAGATAAATCACGTCTTGCtacacatgagagaagtcacagaggagagaagccattttcatgttcagaatgtggaaaatgttttgcagAAAAATCAAGGCTCAGTAAACATCAGAAAAATCACACCTGA